From the Abditibacteriota bacterium genome, the window CATTCCCGGTGCCACGGCGCCGGCGACACCACCCACAGGGAGCCCTGGGCCTTCTCACAGGAAGCTCTGGAGATATTCCGCCGCTATGACAAGCTCCGCTATTCGCTGATGCCCTACATCTACGAAGAAGCGGAAAAATGCACCCGGACAGGCCTGCCCATGATGAGGGCCCTGTATCTGGAATACCCCGAGGACAGGAACGTGAGGACCATAGACGACCAGTATCTCTTCGGCGACAGTCTGCTCATAGCCCCGGTGCTGAAGCCCCTCTCGAAGAGCAAAACGAGAGACGTGTATCTGCCCAAGGGCGTGTGGTACGACTACTTCACCAAAGAAAAGCTCGACTCCTGCGGCATGTGGATAAAGAGGGACATAGACCTGGCCACCATGCCCATATACGTCAGGGAGGGCGCCGTACTCAAATACTG encodes:
- a CDS encoding alpha-xylosidase translates to HSRCHGAGDTTHREPWAFSQEALEIFRRYDKLRYSLMPYIYEEAEKCTRTGLPMMRALYLEYPEDRNVRTIDDQYLFGDSLLIAPVLKPLSKSKTRDVYLPKGVWYDYFTKEKLDSCGMWIKRDIDLATMPIYVREGAVLKYCSADTHLKGGMGEIIKTEKW